One Streptomyces coeruleorubidus DNA segment encodes these proteins:
- a CDS encoding LacI family DNA-binding transcriptional regulator — protein sequence MADVAERAGVSTSTVSRTLRGLSTVSPEVRARVEQAARELNFAVSRHAASLVTGRTCNVAVLVPTLSSWFVGAALSGLALVLRAAGMELTVYVIPGMAERTAFFEHLPARRNADALLVFSFDLTEEETARLDGLGMPVVYVSQHVDGRPSVYVDDVAGALRGTRHLLNLGHRRIAYVRTVGTGGFTFSSQERLVGYRRALTEAGLPLDDDLVVATPAGDKRGAAEAVGRLLGLREPPTAVFAEQDEVAVAVIWTLRATRVEVPGQVSVVGFDDQPVAQWFDLTTVAQTPSAIGREAGALALSLVNDPGGDRERHVVLPTHVIPRTTTAPPPAARSTPEELPQLPLG from the coding sequence ATGGCTGACGTCGCCGAACGGGCCGGGGTCTCCACCTCCACGGTCTCGCGCACTCTGCGCGGTCTGTCCACCGTCTCGCCGGAGGTCCGCGCCCGCGTCGAACAGGCCGCCCGGGAGCTGAACTTCGCGGTCTCGCGCCACGCCGCCAGCCTCGTGACGGGCAGGACGTGCAACGTCGCGGTGCTCGTGCCCACGCTCAGTTCGTGGTTCGTGGGCGCGGCCCTGTCGGGTCTGGCCCTCGTGTTGCGGGCGGCCGGCATGGAACTGACGGTCTATGTGATCCCCGGCATGGCCGAGCGCACGGCGTTCTTCGAGCATCTCCCCGCGCGGCGCAATGCGGACGCGCTGCTGGTGTTCTCCTTCGACCTCACCGAGGAGGAGACCGCCCGGCTGGACGGTCTCGGCATGCCGGTCGTGTACGTCAGCCAGCACGTCGACGGGCGCCCGAGCGTCTACGTCGACGACGTGGCCGGCGCCCTGCGCGGCACCCGGCATCTGCTCAACCTCGGCCACCGCCGGATCGCCTACGTACGGACGGTGGGCACCGGTGGCTTCACCTTCAGCTCGCAGGAGCGGCTGGTCGGTTACCGGCGGGCGCTGACCGAGGCGGGCCTGCCCCTGGACGACGATCTCGTGGTCGCCACCCCGGCGGGCGACAAGCGGGGCGCCGCCGAGGCGGTCGGCAGGCTGCTGGGGCTGCGCGAGCCGCCCACGGCGGTCTTCGCCGAGCAGGACGAGGTGGCCGTCGCCGTGATCTGGACCCTGCGCGCGACGCGCGTCGAGGTGCCCGGGCAGGTGTCCGTCGTCGGCTTCGACGACCAGCCGGTGGCCCAGTGGTTCGATCTGACGACCGTGGCCCAGACGCCTTCGGCCATCGGCCGGGAGGCCGGCGCCCTCGCGCTGTCGCTCGTCAACGACCCCGGCGGGGACCGCGAACGGCACGTCGTGCTGCCCACCCACGTGATCCCCCGGACCACCACCGCCCCGCCTCCCGCCGCACGGAGCACACCGGAGGAGCTGCCTCAACTGCCCTTGGGCTGA
- a CDS encoding ABC transporter substrate-binding protein, whose protein sequence is MKTSTARAIQCSAALAAAGLLLTACGSSGGSGSGQSAQAAPVSFKGRGPISYVAGKDTTGTVQTIINRWNKAHPKEKVTFIQLPTDADSQRQQMIQNAETKSDAYTVLATDVVWTSEFAAHQWIEPLPANQFPLGKMLQPVVETGKYRGKLYAVPASSNGGLLFYRTDLLKKAGVTRPPTTWAQMTADCAKVKKLPEAKNMSCYAGQFQKYEGLTVNFAEAVNSAGGQIVDATGKPDVDTPQAKKGLDFLVHSFKDKTIPKEAITYQEEDGRQAFQAGKLIFLNNWPYVYSLAQKSGIKGKFAVAPLPGLNGPGASSLGGSNLALSSFAKNKATALDFMKFFTSEESATYFLKNASLAPPYADLYDSASLDKQYPYLPDLKQSITKAVPRPRVVQYGDVTAAIQNEVYAALTGKKSSAQALKDLQGDLQKLTAQ, encoded by the coding sequence GTGAAGACCAGCACCGCCAGAGCGATTCAGTGTTCCGCAGCGCTCGCCGCCGCCGGACTCCTCCTCACCGCCTGCGGCTCGTCCGGCGGCAGCGGCTCCGGACAGTCCGCGCAGGCCGCGCCGGTGTCGTTCAAGGGCCGCGGCCCCATTTCGTACGTCGCCGGCAAGGACACCACCGGCACCGTCCAGACGATCATCAACCGCTGGAACAAGGCACACCCCAAGGAGAAGGTCACCTTCATCCAGCTGCCGACGGACGCCGACTCGCAGCGCCAGCAGATGATCCAGAACGCGGAGACGAAGTCCGACGCCTACACGGTGCTCGCCACCGACGTCGTGTGGACGTCCGAGTTCGCCGCCCACCAGTGGATCGAGCCGCTGCCCGCGAACCAGTTCCCGCTCGGCAAGATGCTCCAGCCGGTGGTGGAGACGGGCAAGTACCGCGGCAAGCTCTACGCCGTCCCCGCCAGCTCCAACGGCGGCCTGCTGTTCTACCGCACCGACCTGCTGAAGAAGGCCGGCGTCACCCGACCGCCCACCACCTGGGCCCAGATGACCGCCGACTGCGCCAAGGTGAAGAAGCTCCCCGAGGCCAAGAACATGTCCTGCTACGCCGGGCAGTTCCAGAAGTACGAGGGCCTCACGGTGAACTTCGCCGAGGCCGTGAACTCCGCAGGCGGCCAGATCGTCGACGCCACCGGCAAGCCCGACGTCGACACCCCGCAGGCCAAGAAGGGCCTGGACTTCCTCGTCCACTCCTTCAAGGACAAGACCATTCCCAAGGAGGCCATCACCTACCAGGAGGAGGACGGCCGCCAGGCGTTCCAGGCAGGCAAGCTGATCTTCCTGAACAACTGGCCGTACGTGTACTCCCTGGCCCAGAAGAGCGGCATCAAGGGCAAGTTCGCGGTCGCGCCCCTGCCCGGTCTCAACGGCCCCGGCGCCTCCAGCCTCGGCGGCTCCAACCTGGCCCTGTCGTCCTTCGCCAAGAACAAGGCCACGGCGCTGGACTTCATGAAGTTCTTCACCAGCGAGGAGAGCGCCACCTACTTCCTCAAGAACGCCTCCCTCGCCCCGCCCTACGCCGACCTCTACGACAGCGCGTCCCTGGACAAGCAGTATCCGTACCTGCCCGACCTCAAGCAGTCGATCACGAAGGCCGTGCCGCGCCCGCGCGTCGTGCAGTACGGCGACGTGACCGCCGCCATCCAGAACGAGGTCTACGCCGCGCTCACCGGAAAGAAGAGCAGCGCACAGGCGCTGAAGGACCTCCAGGGGGACCTTCAGAAGCTGACGGCACAGTGA
- a CDS encoding carbohydrate ABC transporter permease has protein sequence MADTAIPPDTAPHQPGTAAPRRPGRPPAPQRPRRRPRSRATAGTGRLAALLVSPTLLVLTIVVLYPTLMALDESLYGTKGLDPKTGFISATEPFVGLKNYTDIFTQAGDRFWNAFWNTTFFTVVTVSLETVIGVAMALIMHRAFRGRSLVRASILVPWAIPTAISGLLWKWIFNADGIANVLLGRQVLWTADGFSAKIAVVIADVWKTAPFIGLLVLAGLQVIPKEVYEAARLDGASALQQFWRITLPLVKPALLVAVLFRCLDALRMFDLPYILIGAQKGSVETLSMLAQNEASNVRFGPASAYAVLLFLYVFLIALAFVRLLGADLIGGVGGTKKRKSHAVRVPRRRVREVAA, from the coding sequence ATGGCCGACACCGCGATCCCGCCCGACACCGCCCCGCACCAGCCCGGGACGGCGGCCCCCCGCCGCCCCGGGCGGCCCCCGGCACCCCAGCGCCCACGGCGTCGTCCACGCTCCCGGGCCACCGCGGGCACCGGCCGCCTGGCCGCGCTGCTCGTCTCCCCGACACTCCTGGTGCTGACGATCGTCGTGCTCTATCCGACGCTCATGGCCCTCGACGAGTCCCTGTACGGGACGAAGGGGCTGGACCCGAAGACCGGGTTCATCAGCGCCACCGAGCCGTTCGTCGGGCTGAAGAACTACACCGACATCTTCACCCAGGCCGGCGACCGCTTCTGGAACGCCTTCTGGAACACCACCTTCTTCACCGTCGTCACGGTGTCGCTGGAGACCGTGATCGGCGTCGCCATGGCGCTCATCATGCACCGGGCCTTCCGCGGCCGGTCCCTGGTGCGGGCCAGCATCCTCGTCCCCTGGGCGATCCCCACGGCCATCTCCGGACTGCTCTGGAAGTGGATCTTCAACGCCGACGGGATCGCCAACGTCCTCCTCGGCCGCCAGGTCCTGTGGACCGCCGACGGCTTCTCCGCCAAGATCGCGGTCGTCATCGCCGACGTGTGGAAGACCGCCCCCTTCATCGGCCTGCTCGTCCTGGCCGGCCTCCAGGTGATCCCGAAGGAGGTCTACGAGGCGGCCCGGCTCGACGGAGCGAGCGCCCTCCAGCAGTTCTGGCGCATCACGCTGCCGCTGGTGAAGCCCGCGCTGCTGGTGGCGGTGCTGTTCCGCTGCCTGGACGCGCTGCGGATGTTCGACCTGCCCTACATCCTCATCGGCGCCCAGAAGGGCTCCGTCGAGACGCTGTCGATGCTCGCGCAGAACGAGGCGTCCAACGTCCGCTTCGGACCGGCCTCCGCGTACGCGGTCCTGCTCTTCCTCTACGTCTTCCTCATCGCGCTCGCCTTCGTCCGGCTGCTCGGCGCCGACCTCATCGGGGGCGTCGGCGGGACGAAGAAGCGCAAGAGCCACGCGGTCAGGGTGCCGCGCCGCCGCGTTCGGGAGGTGGCGGCATGA
- a CDS encoding carbohydrate ABC transporter permease, whose translation MTLTAKWRQWLPHLGIAVVVAYCLAPFYWMLVSSLRSTGDIFSTSLFPSTVSFENYRSVFSPGQGFTRALLNSLIVAGITTAMSLLLATFTAYAMARLEFRFKRLILTLIIATSMFPVVSIVVPLLKLFTDIGWINTYQSMIVPSMSFTLPLAVWNLTTFFRQMPDELEHAAMVDGCTRGQAFRRVIVPLAAPGIFTTAIITFIAAWNEFLIALSMTNKPSMQTATVAISKFSGATTYQTPFGSQMAAGVVVTIPLVVMVLLFQRRIVAGLTAGAAK comes from the coding sequence ATGACCCTCACGGCCAAGTGGCGGCAGTGGCTGCCCCATCTGGGCATCGCCGTGGTGGTGGCCTACTGCCTGGCCCCGTTCTACTGGATGCTGGTCTCCAGCCTCCGCAGCACCGGCGACATCTTCAGCACCTCCCTGTTCCCCTCCACGGTGTCGTTCGAGAACTACCGGTCGGTGTTCAGCCCGGGCCAGGGCTTCACCAGGGCGCTGCTCAACAGCCTGATCGTCGCCGGCATCACGACCGCGATGTCGCTGCTGCTGGCCACGTTCACCGCGTACGCGATGGCCCGGCTGGAGTTCCGTTTCAAGCGGCTGATCCTGACGCTGATCATCGCCACCTCGATGTTCCCGGTGGTGTCGATCGTCGTCCCGCTGCTGAAGCTGTTCACCGACATCGGCTGGATCAACACCTACCAGTCCATGATCGTGCCCAGCATGTCCTTCACGCTGCCGCTGGCGGTGTGGAACCTGACCACCTTCTTCCGGCAGATGCCGGACGAGCTGGAACACGCCGCCATGGTCGACGGCTGCACCCGCGGCCAGGCCTTCCGCAGAGTCATCGTCCCGCTCGCCGCGCCGGGCATCTTCACCACCGCGATCATCACCTTCATCGCCGCCTGGAACGAGTTCCTCATCGCCCTGTCGATGACCAACAAGCCCAGCATGCAGACCGCGACCGTCGCCATCTCCAAGTTCTCGGGAGCGACGACGTACCAGACCCCGTTCGGCAGCCAGATGGCCGCGGGCGTCGTGGTGACCATTCCGCTGGTCGTGATGGTGCTGCTGTTCCAGCGCCGGATCGTCGCCGGGCTCACGGCCGGCGCCGCCAAGTAG
- a CDS encoding glycoside hydrolase family 13 protein, which yields MSFTAPWWRSAVIYQVYIRSFADHNGDGVGDIAGIRSRLPYLKSLGVDAIWINPWYKSPMADHGYDVADFRAIDPRFGTLADAERLITEAHEHGIRVIPDIVPNHTSDQHAWFQAALAAGPGSAERERYVFRPGRGPDGTEPPNDWVSCFGGPAWTRLPDGDWYLHLFAPQQPDLNWQHPEVRAEFESILRFWFSRGVDGFRIDVAHGLVKHPELPDLPPRAEPAVTGPLTRRDETRQHLDHPHWDRDEVHEIYRAWRKVADEFPGDRSFVAEAWADTPERLAAYVRRDGLHTAFNFDFLMCGWDAKDLRAVIDDSLAMLGAVGAPATWVLSNHDVMRHPSRYGRTAARSWMANARYEPGGALDLDLGARRARAAALLMLALPGGAYVYQGEELGLPEVEDLPESALQDPIWERSGHTDRGRDGCRVPIPWSGQAPPYGFSPDDATAEPWLPQPGDWAALSVETQTGDPASMLELYRTALRIRRDHPALGDGTMTWLDAPEGVLSFTREPGFLCVVNLSAEPYALPGHTAILLASGPLEDGVLGPDQAVWLAM from the coding sequence GTGTCTTTCACCGCACCCTGGTGGCGCAGTGCCGTCATCTACCAGGTCTACATCCGCAGCTTCGCCGACCACAACGGCGACGGCGTCGGCGACATCGCCGGCATCCGCTCCCGGCTGCCGTATCTGAAGTCCCTCGGCGTGGACGCCATCTGGATCAACCCCTGGTACAAGTCCCCCATGGCCGACCATGGCTACGACGTCGCCGACTTCCGCGCCATCGACCCACGCTTCGGCACCCTCGCCGACGCCGAGCGGCTCATCACCGAGGCGCACGAGCACGGCATCCGCGTCATCCCCGACATCGTGCCCAACCACACCTCCGACCAGCACGCCTGGTTCCAGGCCGCGTTGGCGGCAGGTCCCGGCAGTGCGGAACGCGAGCGCTACGTCTTCCGCCCCGGCCGCGGACCCGACGGCACCGAGCCCCCCAACGACTGGGTCTCCTGCTTCGGCGGCCCGGCCTGGACCCGCCTGCCCGACGGCGACTGGTACCTGCACCTGTTCGCACCCCAGCAGCCCGACCTCAACTGGCAACACCCGGAGGTGCGGGCCGAGTTCGAGTCGATCCTGCGGTTCTGGTTCAGCCGGGGCGTCGACGGCTTCCGCATCGACGTCGCCCACGGCCTGGTCAAACACCCGGAGCTGCCCGACCTGCCGCCCCGCGCCGAACCCGCGGTGACGGGCCCGCTCACCCGCCGGGACGAGACCCGGCAACACCTCGACCACCCGCACTGGGACCGCGACGAGGTGCACGAGATATACCGCGCCTGGCGCAAGGTCGCCGACGAGTTCCCCGGCGACCGCTCCTTCGTCGCCGAGGCCTGGGCCGACACCCCCGAGCGGCTCGCCGCCTACGTCCGCCGGGACGGCCTGCACACCGCCTTCAACTTCGACTTCCTCATGTGCGGTTGGGACGCCAAGGACCTGCGCGCCGTCATCGACGACTCCCTCGCCATGCTCGGCGCGGTCGGCGCACCCGCCACCTGGGTCCTCTCCAACCACGACGTCATGCGCCACCCCAGCCGCTACGGCCGTACCGCCGCGCGGAGCTGGATGGCCAACGCACGGTACGAACCCGGCGGCGCCCTGGACCTCGACCTGGGCGCCCGGCGTGCCCGGGCCGCCGCCCTGCTGATGCTCGCCCTGCCCGGCGGCGCCTACGTCTACCAGGGCGAGGAACTCGGCCTCCCCGAAGTCGAGGACCTGCCCGAATCCGCCCTCCAGGACCCGATCTGGGAACGCTCCGGCCACACCGACCGCGGACGGGACGGCTGCCGTGTGCCCATCCCCTGGTCGGGCCAGGCGCCCCCCTACGGCTTCAGCCCCGACGACGCCACGGCCGAGCCCTGGCTGCCGCAGCCCGGCGACTGGGCCGCACTGAGCGTCGAGACACAGACCGGCGACCCGGCCTCCATGCTGGAGCTCTACCGCACGGCCCTGCGCATCCGCCGCGACCACCCCGCCCTGGGCGACGGCACGATGACGTGGCTGGACGCTCCCGAGGGGGTGCTGTCCTTCACCCGCGAGCCGGGCTTCCTGTGCGTGGTCAACCTCTCCGCCGAGCCGTACGCGCTGCCCGGCCACACCGCGATCCTCCTGGCCAGTGGCCCTCTCGAGGACGGCGTGCTGGGGCCCGACCAGGCGGTGTGGCTCGCGATGTAG
- a CDS encoding helix-turn-helix domain-containing protein, producing the protein MARTAEEIPVSLTVRPTAPALAPLIGALGYAEGRFAHSAELALPTGGAQLLVNLDGDALCSSDRRTRGAALQGPYTQPSVIDPAQQRAVVWVAFRPAGAYPFLTVPVSAVRDRLAGLDELWGTDGAVLRERLLEAMAAGGPEACLRELETVLLWRAARPLEPDPAVRLAAVLLDGGTPVGEVADRLGWTSRRLARRCTEQLGLPPKRYARVRRFQRLLSRVNAGSGEPDWAVLAADCGYHDQAHLIHEFRALAGITPTAYAPRSPLERNHVPLGG; encoded by the coding sequence ATGGCTCGCACGGCGGAGGAGATTCCCGTCTCGCTCACGGTCCGGCCGACGGCGCCGGCGCTCGCGCCGCTGATCGGTGCGCTCGGCTATGCCGAGGGACGGTTCGCGCACTCCGCCGAGCTGGCCCTGCCGACGGGCGGGGCGCAACTGCTGGTGAACCTCGACGGGGACGCTCTGTGCTCGTCGGACAGGCGGACCCGGGGTGCGGCTCTGCAGGGGCCGTACACGCAGCCGTCGGTGATCGACCCGGCGCAGCAACGCGCCGTCGTGTGGGTGGCGTTCCGTCCTGCGGGGGCGTATCCGTTCCTCACCGTCCCCGTCAGCGCGGTCCGCGATCGGCTCGCCGGGCTCGACGAGCTGTGGGGCACGGACGGCGCGGTGCTGCGAGAGCGGCTGCTGGAGGCCATGGCCGCCGGTGGCCCTGAGGCGTGCCTGCGGGAGCTGGAGACGGTCCTGCTGTGGCGGGCGGCACGTCCCCTGGAGCCTGACCCGGCGGTCCGTCTCGCCGCGGTGCTGCTCGATGGCGGAACGCCCGTGGGGGAGGTCGCCGACCGGCTCGGCTGGACCTCCAGGCGGCTGGCCCGCAGGTGCACCGAACAGCTGGGACTCCCTCCGAAACGGTATGCGCGGGTACGGCGCTTCCAGCGGTTGCTTAGCCGTGTGAACGCCGGGTCCGGGGAGCCGGACTGGGCGGTCCTCGCCGCGGACTGCGGCTACCACGACCAGGCGCATCTGATCCACGAGTTCCGCGCGCTCGCCGGGATCACCCCGACCGCGTACGCGCCGCGCTCGCCCCTGGAACGCAACCACGTTCCGCTCGGCGGGTGA
- a CDS encoding VOC family protein, which translates to MTNTSDKPSLTRLYARLVVSDGPRAIDFYRTAFGAEEIERYTDPDGKIVHAMLRLGDAVIAVKDADESDPAPPSLGGSPVIMALDVSDADAVAEAMLRGGASVVYPVADQHYGQRGGRLADPFGHLWMISQTIEELTQEEIQKRTTDLFT; encoded by the coding sequence ATGACGAACACAAGCGACAAGCCCTCCCTCACCCGGCTCTACGCCCGGCTCGTGGTCTCCGACGGGCCCCGGGCGATCGACTTCTACCGGACCGCGTTCGGCGCCGAGGAGATCGAGCGGTACACCGACCCCGACGGGAAGATCGTGCACGCCATGCTGCGGCTCGGTGACGCGGTGATCGCGGTCAAGGACGCCGACGAGAGCGACCCGGCGCCGCCCTCGCTCGGCGGCAGCCCGGTGATCATGGCCCTGGACGTGTCCGACGCCGACGCCGTGGCCGAGGCCATGCTGCGGGGCGGGGCGAGCGTGGTGTACCCCGTCGCCGACCAGCACTACGGGCAGCGTGGCGGCCGTCTCGCCGACCCGTTCGGGCATCTCTGGATGATCTCCCAGACGATCGAGGAGCTGACCCAGGAGGAGATCCAGAAGCGCACGACCGACCTGTTCACCTGA
- a CDS encoding Re/Si-specific NAD(P)(+) transhydrogenase subunit alpha: MAEAEPEPQRIGIPAESTAGETRVAATPATVGRLAALGYEVVVEPGAGASSRFSDAAYEEAGARLGDPWQAEIVLKVNGPSGEEIGRLRDGATLIALIGPALHPELVDELARRPITVLAMDAVPRISRAQSLDVLSSMANIAGYRAVVEAAHAFGRFFTGQVTAAGKVPPAKVLVAGAGVAGLAAIGAARSLGAVVRATDPRPEVAEQVRSLGGEFLSVGVEQEVSTDGYARATSEDYDRLAAQLYSEQAADVDIIITTALIPGRPAPRLITAEDVARMKSGSVIVDMAAAQGGNVEGTVAGKAVVTDNDVTIIGYTDLPGRLPAQASQLYGTNVVNLMKLLTPGKDGRLVLDFDDVVQRSMTVVRDGEKTWPPPPVEVSAAPAPAGGTEPAEPSAPPAKPARPAWSSYALVGAGALALFLVTAFSPSELIGHFTVFVLAIVIGFYVIGNVHHALHTPLMSVTNAISGIVVVGALLQIGHGNTAVTVLSFAAILLASINIFGGFAVTRRMLGMFSKG; this comes from the coding sequence ATGGCTGAAGCGGAACCGGAACCCCAGCGGATCGGCATACCCGCCGAGTCCACCGCGGGCGAGACCAGGGTGGCGGCGACGCCGGCCACCGTGGGGAGACTTGCCGCGCTCGGCTACGAGGTGGTGGTCGAACCGGGGGCGGGAGCCTCGTCCCGCTTCTCCGACGCGGCGTACGAGGAGGCAGGCGCCCGGCTCGGCGACCCGTGGCAGGCGGAGATCGTGCTCAAGGTGAACGGCCCCTCCGGCGAGGAGATCGGCCGGCTGCGGGACGGGGCGACGCTGATCGCGCTCATCGGCCCCGCGCTGCACCCGGAGCTGGTCGACGAGCTGGCGCGGCGGCCGATCACCGTGCTCGCCATGGACGCCGTGCCGCGTATCTCGCGCGCCCAGTCCCTGGACGTCCTCAGCTCCATGGCGAACATCGCCGGATACCGGGCCGTGGTCGAGGCCGCGCACGCCTTCGGCCGTTTCTTCACCGGCCAGGTGACCGCCGCCGGAAAGGTGCCGCCCGCCAAGGTGCTGGTGGCCGGTGCCGGGGTGGCCGGGCTCGCCGCGATCGGCGCCGCCCGCAGCCTCGGTGCCGTGGTCCGCGCCACCGATCCCCGGCCCGAGGTCGCCGAGCAGGTGCGCTCGCTGGGCGGGGAGTTCCTGTCGGTGGGCGTCGAGCAGGAGGTGAGCACCGACGGTTACGCGAGGGCCACCTCGGAGGACTACGACCGGCTCGCCGCGCAGCTGTACTCCGAGCAGGCCGCCGACGTCGACATCATCATCACCACCGCGCTCATCCCGGGCCGCCCGGCGCCGAGGCTCATCACCGCCGAGGACGTCGCGCGGATGAAGTCCGGCAGCGTGATCGTCGACATGGCGGCGGCCCAGGGCGGCAACGTCGAGGGCACGGTCGCCGGGAAGGCGGTCGTCACCGACAACGACGTGACGATCATCGGCTACACCGACCTGCCCGGCAGGCTCCCGGCCCAGGCCTCGCAGCTGTACGGCACCAACGTCGTCAACCTGATGAAGCTGCTCACCCCGGGCAAGGACGGCCGGCTCGTCCTCGACTTCGACGACGTGGTGCAGCGGTCGATGACCGTGGTCCGCGACGGCGAGAAGACCTGGCCGCCGCCCCCGGTCGAGGTGTCCGCCGCGCCCGCCCCCGCCGGCGGCACGGAACCGGCCGAGCCCTCCGCCCCGCCGGCGAAGCCCGCCCGCCCCGCGTGGTCCTCGTATGCACTCGTCGGTGCCGGGGCGCTCGCGCTGTTCCTCGTGACGGCCTTCTCACCGAGCGAACTCATCGGCCACTTCACGGTGTTCGTGCTGGCGATCGTCATCGGCTTCTACGTCATCGGCAATGTGCACCACGCGCTGCACACCCCGCTGATGTCGGTCACCAACGCCATCTCCGGGATCGTCGTGGTCGGCGCGCTGCTCCAGATCGGGCACGGGAACACCGCCGTCACCGTGCTGTCGTTCGCCGCGATCCTGCTGGCGAGCATCAACATCTTCGGCGGATTCGCCGTCACCCGCCGGATGCTCGGCATGTTCTCGAAGGGCTGA
- the pntB gene encoding Re/Si-specific NAD(P)(+) transhydrogenase subunit beta: MTTVTASEAAYVVAALLFILSLAGLSQHRTSRSGVVWGIAGMAVALAATVGLASKSITATGLVLIAVATAVGAGIGLWRARVVEMTGMPELIAIMHSLVGLAAAFVGWNGYLDVDAGGHGGEELTGSLLGIHHAEVFIGVFIGAVTFTGSVVAYLKLSARINSRPLTLPGKHVLNVGALVAFVALTVAFVARPHIGLLIAVTVIALALGAHLVASIGGGDMPVVVSMLNSYSGWAAAASGFLLANNLLIVTGALVGSSGAYLSYIMCKAMNRSFISVIAGGFGTPAAAADDGEHGEHREISAEETAELLRDASSVIITPGYGMAVAQAQYPVAELARKLRERGVEVRFGIHPVAGRLPGHMNVLLAEANVPYDIVLEMDEINDDFAATSVVLVIGANDTVNPAATDNPASPIAGMPVLHVWEAANVVVFKRSMAAGYAGVQNPLFFRENSQMLFGDAKQRVEDILRSLDALDTPVPEMAGTTR, encoded by the coding sequence ATGACCACAGTCACGGCCTCAGAAGCCGCCTACGTCGTCGCCGCGTTGCTGTTCATCCTCAGCCTCGCCGGGCTCTCGCAGCACCGGACCTCCCGCTCGGGAGTCGTCTGGGGCATCGCGGGCATGGCCGTCGCCCTGGCGGCCACCGTCGGTCTCGCCTCGAAGAGCATCACCGCCACCGGTCTCGTGCTGATCGCCGTCGCCACGGCCGTCGGCGCGGGCATCGGACTGTGGCGGGCCCGGGTGGTCGAGATGACCGGCATGCCGGAGCTGATCGCCATCATGCACAGCCTCGTCGGCCTCGCCGCCGCGTTCGTCGGCTGGAACGGCTACCTCGACGTCGACGCCGGGGGCCACGGCGGTGAGGAGCTCACCGGTTCGCTGCTCGGCATCCACCACGCCGAGGTGTTCATCGGGGTGTTCATCGGCGCCGTCACCTTCACGGGCTCGGTCGTCGCGTACCTGAAGCTCTCGGCGCGCATCAACTCCCGCCCGCTGACGCTGCCCGGCAAGCACGTCCTCAACGTGGGCGCCCTGGTCGCGTTCGTCGCGCTCACCGTCGCGTTCGTGGCACGCCCCCACATCGGCCTGCTCATCGCGGTCACCGTCATCGCCCTCGCCCTGGGCGCGCACCTGGTCGCCTCCATCGGCGGCGGTGACATGCCGGTGGTCGTCTCCATGCTCAACAGCTACTCCGGCTGGGCCGCCGCGGCCTCGGGCTTCCTGCTCGCCAACAACCTGCTCATCGTCACCGGCGCGCTGGTCGGCTCCTCCGGTGCCTACCTGTCGTACATCATGTGCAAGGCGATGAACCGCTCCTTCATCTCGGTGATCGCGGGCGGCTTCGGGACGCCGGCCGCGGCGGCCGACGACGGCGAGCACGGGGAGCACCGGGAGATCAGCGCGGAGGAGACCGCGGAACTCCTGCGCGACGCCTCCTCGGTGATCATCACGCCGGGCTACGGCATGGCCGTCGCGCAGGCCCAGTACCCGGTCGCCGAGCTGGCGCGCAAGCTGCGCGAGCGGGGCGTCGAGGTGCGCTTCGGCATCCACCCCGTCGCCGGCCGGCTGCCCGGGCACATGAACGTGCTGCTCGCCGAGGCGAACGTGCCGTACGACATCGTCCTGGAAATGGACGAGATCAACGACGACTTCGCCGCCACCTCGGTCGTCCTGGTCATCGGCGCCAACGACACCGTCAATCCGGCCGCCACCGACAACCCGGCCAGCCCCATCGCCGGGATGCCGGTGCTGCACGTGTGGGAGGCGGCCAACGTGGTCGTCTTCAAGCGGTCCATGGCCGCCGGGTACGCCGGTGTGCAGAACCCGCTGTTCTTCCGGGAGAACAGCCAGATGCTCTTCGGCGACGCCAAGCAGCGTGTGGAGGACATCCTGCGCAGCCTGGACGCCCTCGACACGCCCGTCCCGGAGATGGCCGGCACCACGCGCTGA